From Spirosoma aerolatum, one genomic window encodes:
- a CDS encoding DUF5686 and carboxypeptidase-like regulatory domain-containing protein — MNTSLPLTLPIECQGLQSVLTLVRRIRSVNQLLFWLMFLFCLPALGQTTTPTLISGRVIDQSTGQAIPFASLAVKGKAVGTQADLEGAFQLALRQPTDSLLVSALGYQTKAVAISGGKIQVELIPTAAQLSEVVVHAGENPAFRVLRAIHSYRKRNDFSQLSGYDYEAYSQLSIRINNLDERFRQRKPIRAVLQALEQKQGGKQQQEFPIFLSETVSHIYARQHPQHLKEHIQKTNISSVGITDDSYVSQFTGAGFNTLNFYKNQVSLFKKEFLSPLAVSGRMAYTYFLADTAQVGEYTCYGIDFDPKNERDLVFRGTMWIDTASYALVRIEAHVDSIANINFINQITIEQTYSMVSDSGKVWLPEFTHLTVQAGELVPHTFGATVDYFTSVRRPVIGQPKPVDFFTVDVELADDRSQAPADYWPTQREQSILSATFDQTRAMLDTVRNLPIVRAYTKVGQFLLNGGYLPLWRGIDLGSVYSMWAYNPIEGNRLRIGLQTNNAFSRHWQLSAYGAYGTRDKVWKTGWEVNFIPSRQPLTLLTLKHSYELERLGYRQEDIADNSFFRITSRFGAYRQAYYQRETVLTAQRDLGSDFTQTAGVRARAMNLLFPFAINQPAESSNPLTANPTVQSREFFLETRYAPGRLPNRRVTGRRIRRRTTETAPIVTLRYTLGASSVQGNRLGTYHKWQLQWAHALRWGLWGKTQYTVRAGYSPSLLPYPLLEMHLGNQTPFYNRNAFNLMNYAEFTSDRYVSLAIEHKFDGLLTNRLPLVRRWGWRSFVTGNLLWGHLSNQNRSLPATHDATGKPIAPIRSLGSVPYAEVGYGIENVFKVLRIEALHRLTYRNQPGATSFAVKLSMQVSL; from the coding sequence ATGAATACATCTCTTCCTCTTACGCTACCAATTGAATGTCAGGGCCTACAGTCTGTACTAACATTAGTACGACGGATTCGCTCCGTCAACCAACTCCTGTTTTGGCTAATGTTTCTGTTCTGTTTACCCGCTTTAGGCCAGACGACCACACCCACGCTGATTTCGGGACGCGTAATCGATCAAAGCACTGGTCAGGCTATTCCCTTTGCATCGTTGGCCGTGAAGGGGAAAGCAGTTGGTACGCAGGCTGACCTGGAAGGTGCTTTTCAATTAGCATTACGACAACCTACTGATTCACTACTAGTATCGGCATTGGGGTATCAGACCAAAGCGGTAGCTATTTCGGGAGGTAAAATCCAGGTTGAGCTGATACCTACAGCCGCACAGTTGAGCGAGGTTGTAGTCCATGCAGGTGAAAATCCAGCCTTTCGCGTTCTTAGAGCTATACACTCCTACCGGAAGCGAAATGATTTCAGTCAGCTGAGCGGGTATGACTACGAAGCCTACAGCCAGCTTTCTATCCGAATAAACAATCTTGATGAACGCTTTCGACAACGGAAGCCTATCCGAGCCGTACTACAGGCATTGGAGCAGAAACAGGGCGGAAAACAACAACAGGAATTCCCCATTTTTCTATCCGAAACTGTTTCACACATCTATGCCCGACAGCATCCTCAGCACCTGAAAGAGCATATCCAGAAAACCAACATCAGCAGTGTAGGTATCACCGACGACAGTTATGTTTCTCAATTCACTGGTGCAGGTTTCAATACGCTCAATTTTTACAAAAACCAGGTAAGCCTGTTCAAAAAAGAATTTCTATCTCCGCTGGCTGTTAGCGGGCGAATGGCCTATACCTATTTTCTGGCCGATACGGCACAGGTGGGCGAGTACACGTGCTACGGAATTGATTTTGACCCTAAAAATGAACGGGATCTTGTTTTTCGGGGAACGATGTGGATCGATACCGCCAGCTATGCATTGGTTCGCATCGAAGCCCACGTCGACTCCATCGCCAATATTAACTTTATCAACCAGATTACTATTGAGCAAACCTATTCGATGGTTTCAGATTCAGGTAAGGTTTGGCTACCTGAGTTCACTCACCTGACGGTTCAGGCTGGCGAGCTCGTACCCCATACGTTTGGTGCTACCGTCGATTACTTTACTAGCGTTCGTCGGCCAGTAATCGGCCAACCTAAACCTGTTGATTTTTTTACGGTTGATGTTGAGTTAGCTGACGATCGTTCGCAGGCTCCGGCTGATTACTGGCCCACCCAACGTGAGCAGTCGATTCTATCCGCAACATTCGACCAAACGAGAGCCATGCTCGACACGGTACGTAATTTGCCCATTGTCAGGGCCTACACAAAAGTAGGGCAGTTTCTCTTAAACGGTGGTTACCTGCCTCTCTGGCGGGGTATCGATCTGGGATCCGTATACTCCATGTGGGCATATAACCCCATTGAAGGCAATCGGCTACGAATTGGTTTACAAACCAACAATGCATTTAGTCGCCACTGGCAATTGTCTGCTTATGGGGCTTATGGAACCCGCGATAAAGTCTGGAAAACAGGTTGGGAGGTTAACTTCATTCCTTCGCGCCAGCCCTTAACACTACTCACACTGAAACACAGCTATGAACTGGAGCGGCTAGGCTATCGGCAGGAAGATATTGCGGATAACTCGTTTTTTCGAATCACCAGCCGGTTTGGGGCGTACCGGCAAGCCTACTACCAACGCGAAACGGTGTTGACAGCCCAACGAGACCTAGGTTCCGATTTTACCCAGACAGCTGGCGTTCGGGCCCGAGCGATGAATCTGTTGTTTCCGTTTGCCATCAACCAACCGGCAGAATCATCCAATCCCTTAACGGCCAATCCGACGGTGCAAAGCCGGGAGTTTTTTCTGGAGACCCGCTATGCGCCAGGTCGTCTCCCGAATCGTCGGGTTACTGGTCGTCGCATCCGTCGCCGGACGACAGAAACCGCGCCCATTGTCACCCTTCGTTATACACTGGGCGCGTCATCGGTACAGGGGAATCGACTGGGTACCTACCACAAATGGCAGTTACAATGGGCTCATGCACTCCGCTGGGGGTTGTGGGGCAAGACACAGTATACGGTTCGGGCGGGGTATAGCCCTTCGCTCCTGCCCTATCCGTTGCTGGAAATGCACCTCGGCAACCAAACACCGTTTTACAACCGCAATGCGTTCAATTTGATGAACTATGCCGAATTCACCAGTGATCGATATGTATCCCTGGCCATCGAACACAAATTTGATGGTCTACTTACCAATCGGCTTCCACTGGTCCGGCGTTGGGGCTGGCGTTCGTTCGTGACCGGCAACCTGTTGTGGGGACACCTAAGCAACCAGAACCGGTCACTCCCTGCCACGCATGATGCCACTGGCAAACCGATTGCACCAATCCGGTCTTTAGGGTCGGTGCCCTATGCAGAAGTAGGATACGGCATTGAAAACGTCTTTAAGGTGCTGCGTATTGAAGCGCTCCATCGTCTGACTTACCGGAATCAGCCAGGCGCTACCTCCTTTGCGGTAAAGTTATCGATGCAGGTGAGCCTTTAA